TAATAAATCTTTCATCAAATAACTATTTAGGATTTGCCAACCACCCTAGACTAAAAAAAGCATCAATAGAAGCAATAGAAAAATATGGTGCTGGTGCAGGAGCTGTAAGAACAATTATAGGAAATATGACTATTCATGAAGAACTAGAAGAATTATTAGCAAAATTTAAAAGAGAAGAAGCAGCGATGGTATACCAATCAGGCTTTAATTGTAATGCAGGTACTATACAAGCTGTTACAGAAAAGGGCGATATCATAATTTCAGATGAGTTAAACCATGCTAGTATAATAGATGGTACAAGACTAAGTAGAGCAGATAGAGCTATATATAAGCACTCAGATATGGATAGTTTAGAGCAAGTATTAAAAGAAAGCAGAGACAAATATAGAAACATACTAATTATCACTGATGGTGTATTTAGTATGGATGGAGATATAGCAAAGCTCCCAGAAATAGTTGAATTAGCTGAGAAGTATGAGGCTATGACTTATGTTGATGATGCTCATGGCTCAGGTGTTCTTGGTGAAAGTGGAAGAGGAACAGTTGACCATTTTGGACTTCATGGTAGAGTTGATTTTACTATTGGAACTCTTTCTAAGGCTATAGGGGTAGTAGGCGGATATGTGGCAGGTAGCAAAACTATGCAAGAATGGCTAAACCACAGAGGAAGACCGATATTATTCAGTACTTCATTAACACCAGCATCAGTAGGAGCAATTATTGAAGCTATTACTATGCTAATGGAAACAACAGAATACACAGATAGACTTTGGAAAAATGCAAAATACTTTAAAGAAAAACTTGGTGCTTTAGGCTTCAATACTGGAAAGAGTGAAACTCCAATAACTCCAGTTATTATTGGAGACGAAGCAAAAACCATGGAATTTAGTAGAAAACTATTTGATAACGGTGTGTTTGTTTCAGGTATTGTATTCCCGACTGTACCAAGGGGAACAGGAAGAGTAAGATGTATGGTTACAGCTGCTCATACAGAGGAGCAATTAGATAGAGCAGTAGCAGTTTTTGAAAAAGTTGGAAAGGAAATGAATATAATTTAATTCTAGAGATGTAGGGTAACCTGCATCTCTATTTCCATAATTGTGATTCAAACAGCAATAATTGGATATCTATAAAATGTGGGCTTCTACTTATTGTGATATTAAAAAGTCAGGGGGATATACATGAAATATACAAAGATAATTGAAGGAATAAGGACTATAAGAGATTATAAAAAAGAGGAAGTGCCAAATAACTTAATTGAGGAAATAATAGATATAAAAGAAGATATTTTAACAGGTAGAAGAGATGACCTATTGATTACATTCATTAAAGACGGACAAAATATTTACAGCAATCTAATAGGAAAGGCTGGATATTTTGGGAAGATGATAGAAGCGCCTCATTATATACTCATTTCATCAAGACAGTTTGAAGGATATGTAGAAAATAGTGCTTATGTAATGGAAAATATAAGACTAAGAGCATGGGATAAAGGACTTGGAACTTGTTGGCTAAGCATTGAGGATGAAAAAGAATTATGTAGAATTTTGAATATTAATGAAGAGTTTATCCCTATTTCCTTAATTGCTATTGGCTACCAATATAAAGGCATCTTTAAAACAGATACATCTTCAAAAAGTAGTAGAATTGGAGTAGAAGAGCTAATATACTATAACCAGTGGGATAAGCCATGTACTACTGATATACTAGAAACAAGAGGTATTATGAATATACTTTACTATACAAGATTAGCTCCTTCTTGGGGAAATCTTCAGCCTTGGAGGTTCATACTAGACAATGACAAAATCATATTAGTTATAATGGACAAAGACTTCCAACAGAAACTTGATGCTGGTATCATAATGCTGTATTTCGAAAAAGTAGCACAGGAAGAAGGATTACTTGGAAAGTGGAAATTTGATATTATTCATACAGGCAAGTACAATATACCTGAAGGATATAAAGCAATAGCATATTTTGAAATATAGCTAATTAAATATAGTAAAAAGGTACTAAACCCTATTAAACTTAGTCTAAAGTTGTAGGGTTTTTCTTTTAACCAATAGAAAAACTCTAATTTAGCGGCTTTGATACGAGAGGGTTTATCTCAATGAATCTCAATAAAAATTTTTGAGGTTTTATTTCATTTAGTGGTTTTTATTTTTATAGTGATAAAATAGGCTATAATGTATATAATATTATTATTTTATAAAGAGGTGGATTTTACCTTATAAAAGATAATAATTTCATAATGAGGTGAAGCATAATGATAATTGGTGCATGTTCAGTTGAACTAATGATTTACGAATCAAACTCTTTAAAAGATAAACGGCATGTGATTAAAAGCATAATAGGAAAGATACAATCTAGATTTAATGTATCAATTGCAGAAGTTGACTTAAATGATACTTGGAAAAACTCTCAAATTGGTTTTGCTTGTGTTACTAATGATACTACACACGCTAACCAGATTATATCCAATGTGTTAAAATTTATAGAAGGTGATGGTAGAGTAGAAATAGTTGATCATCGAATAGAAATACTATAATAAGAGGATGGTATGCTATGAAAAATACACTAGACAAGGGTAGAATAAAAAAAGTACTGGAGATTCTAGATAAAACTTATCCAGATGCAGCTTGTGAGCTTAACCACACAAATCCCTTTGAGCTATTAATTGCAACTGTTTTATCTGCACAATCTACTGATAAAAGAGTGAATATAGTTACAGAGGAATTATTTAAACAATATAAAACTCCAGATGATTTTCTTAAACTAACTGAAGAGCAACTGGCTGATTTAATAAGAAGTATAGGTTTTTATAGAACTAAAAGTAAGAATATATTGAAATTATGTGAAATACTTGTTAATGAACATGATTCTAAGGTTCCATCTGATAGAGAAGAGCTTATGAAGCTTCCTGGGGTAGGAAGAAAGACGGCAAATGTGGTAGTTAGCAATGCCTTTGGTCAAAATGCCATAGCTGTAGATACGCATGTATTCAGGGTTTCAAATAGGATTGGTCTAGCTAGTAGTGACAATGTACATGATACTGAGGAAGATTTGATGAGAAATATAGAAGAAAATCAGTGGACTAAGGCCCATCATCTCATAATATTTCATGGGAGACGTATTTGCAAGGCTAGAAGACCTTTATGCCACGAATGTCCCTTAACAGAATATTGTATATATTTCAAAGAAAATGTAGAAGATTAAACGAATTTTTGTCAAATTAAAAGGAAATAAAACATATTTGGAGAATAGCATAATAGAATCAAAAAATTATATAGAGGGTGGAGTATTAACCTATGGATGCAATTAATGTTAATAATATGATATTTTCCTTAGATATAGGAACAAGGACTGTCATTGGCGTAGTAGGAGAGCTTCAGGGTGATAATTTTAGAATTCTAGCAAGTGAAATAGTAGAGCATGATAAAAGAAATATGTATGATGGACAGATTCATGATATCAATAGTGTTGTAAACATCGTGCAAAAAGTTAAGGATAAACTTGAAAAAAAGGCTAATATTAATTTAAATAAAGTAGCAATAGCAGCAGCAGGAAGAGCATTAAAGACCTATAGAACAAAGCTAGAAAGAGAAATAGATTCTAGTATTGAAATAGACTCGAGGCTAGTTGAAAGTCTAGAGATGGAATCCATACAAGTAGCTCAAAAATCTCTAGATGAAAACATGAAAAACGAAGAAACTAGATATTATTGTGTAGGTTATACAGTGGTGAATTATTACTTAGATGGTAACTTTATGGAAAGCCTTGAAGGTCATAGAGGAAATAAAATCGGAGTAGATGTATTAGCTACTTTCTTGCCCTATACAGTGGTAGACAGTCTATACACTGTTATGGGTAGAGTAGGGCTTGAGGTAGTGAATCTAACCTTAGAGCCAATAGCTGCTATTAATATTGCAGTGAAGAAAAACCTTAGGCTTTTAAATATTGCATTAGTAGATATAGGAGCTGGAACTTCTGATATTGCAATATCTAGAGATGGAACTATAGTAGCATATGCTATGGCTTCAGTTGCCGGAGATGAGATAACAGAAAATATTGCAAAGACATATCTTTTAGATTTTGATGCAGCTGAAAAGCTAAAGGTTAATTTGGATTCTAAGGAAATACATAAATTTGTAGATATAGTTGGCATGGAGCATGAGTTGAGAACTGATGAAATATTAGATAGCATAGATGATACCATTGATACTATTGCTAAAGAAATTGCAGCTAAGATTTTGGAGTTTAATGACAAGGCCCCCAGTGCCATATTTTTAGTAGGTGGGGGAAGCCAACTACCGCGACTTAAAGAATATATTGCAAAGAACATTGGACTTCCCAAAGAAAGGGTTGTAATTAGAAATACTAGTATTATTGAAAATGTCATCGATATCCCAGAAGAATTAAAGGGGCCTGATGCTATAACCCCAATTGGTATAGGCTATTATGCAATAAAAAATGCCTATAAGGATTTTATAGAGGTAAAAGTTAATGAACAGAAAATTAAGCTATTTAATACTAAAAACATAAAGGTTTCTGATGCTTTAGCATTTATAGGATACAATCCAAGGAAACTAATACCTAAGAGAGGGGAGGATTTGACATATTATTTAAATGGTGAAGAAAAAAAGATTCTTGGACAAGTAGGTGAACCTGCCCGTATCTATGTAAATGATCAATTAGTTAGTCTTGAAAAGGAACTTAAAAATGGGGATCATGTAAAAGTCATTGAAGCAACTCAAGGCACTATAGCTGAAATCAAATTATCTCATTGTATTGATTTATATAAGAAAGTACTAGTAGACGATAGGTATGTTAGCTTATTTCAAGAAGTTAAGGTAAATAACAAACTAGTGACTGACGATATTATTATAAGAGATGGAGATACAATTCAATTTAATGAAATTAGGTATGTTAGAGACATGTTAGAGTATTTAAATTTAGATAAAAATACTTATGGTG
This is a stretch of genomic DNA from Proteiniborus sp. DW1. It encodes these proteins:
- a CDS encoding DUF503 domain-containing protein encodes the protein MIIGACSVELMIYESNSLKDKRHVIKSIIGKIQSRFNVSIAEVDLNDTWKNSQIGFACVTNDTTHANQIISNVLKFIEGDGRVEIVDHRIEIL
- a CDS encoding nitroreductase family protein; translation: MKYTKIIEGIRTIRDYKKEEVPNNLIEEIIDIKEDILTGRRDDLLITFIKDGQNIYSNLIGKAGYFGKMIEAPHYILISSRQFEGYVENSAYVMENIRLRAWDKGLGTCWLSIEDEKELCRILNINEEFIPISLIAIGYQYKGIFKTDTSSKSSRIGVEELIYYNQWDKPCTTDILETRGIMNILYYTRLAPSWGNLQPWRFILDNDKIILVIMDKDFQQKLDAGIIMLYFEKVAQEEGLLGKWKFDIIHTGKYNIPEGYKAIAYFEI
- the nth gene encoding endonuclease III, with the protein product MKNTLDKGRIKKVLEILDKTYPDAACELNHTNPFELLIATVLSAQSTDKRVNIVTEELFKQYKTPDDFLKLTEEQLADLIRSIGFYRTKSKNILKLCEILVNEHDSKVPSDREELMKLPGVGRKTANVVVSNAFGQNAIAVDTHVFRVSNRIGLASSDNVHDTEEDLMRNIEENQWTKAHHLIIFHGRRICKARRPLCHECPLTEYCIYFKENVED
- a CDS encoding glycine C-acetyltransferase; translation: MSNVHELGFLKEKIQELKDQGVYRKLPILEGANEAEVILNGKKVINLSSNNYLGFANHPRLKKASIEAIEKYGAGAGAVRTIIGNMTIHEELEELLAKFKREEAAMVYQSGFNCNAGTIQAVTEKGDIIISDELNHASIIDGTRLSRADRAIYKHSDMDSLEQVLKESRDKYRNILIITDGVFSMDGDIAKLPEIVELAEKYEAMTYVDDAHGSGVLGESGRGTVDHFGLHGRVDFTIGTLSKAIGVVGGYVAGSKTMQEWLNHRGRPILFSTSLTPASVGAIIEAITMLMETTEYTDRLWKNAKYFKEKLGALGFNTGKSETPITPVIIGDEAKTMEFSRKLFDNGVFVSGIVFPTVPRGTGRVRCMVTAAHTEEQLDRAVAVFEKVGKEMNII
- a CDS encoding cell division protein FtsA → MDAINVNNMIFSLDIGTRTVIGVVGELQGDNFRILASEIVEHDKRNMYDGQIHDINSVVNIVQKVKDKLEKKANINLNKVAIAAAGRALKTYRTKLEREIDSSIEIDSRLVESLEMESIQVAQKSLDENMKNEETRYYCVGYTVVNYYLDGNFMESLEGHRGNKIGVDVLATFLPYTVVDSLYTVMGRVGLEVVNLTLEPIAAINIAVKKNLRLLNIALVDIGAGTSDIAISRDGTIVAYAMASVAGDEITENIAKTYLLDFDAAEKLKVNLDSKEIHKFVDIVGMEHELRTDEILDSIDDTIDTIAKEIAAKILEFNDKAPSAIFLVGGGSQLPRLKEYIAKNIGLPKERVVIRNTSIIENVIDIPEELKGPDAITPIGIGYYAIKNAYKDFIEVKVNEQKIKLFNTKNIKVSDALAFIGYNPRKLIPKRGEDLTYYLNGEEKKILGQVGEPARIYVNDQLVSLEKELKNGDHVKVIEATQGTIAEIKLSHCIDLYKKVLVDDRYVSLFQEVKVNNKLVTDDIIIRDGDTIQFNEIRYVRDMLEYLNLDKNTYGAYKYGKILSEDYEFKNNDAIEVKSLLESSKTSLEPEGGNALRLIINGEEKIIHHNKKSFIFVDVFDYIDINLTKPQGELILNVNGIKAEFTQELRENDRVDVYWKK